The segment GTTATGAGCAGCTACGGTTTTGTTGTCTTCATTAGCCCATGGGAATTCAGGATTTGGACTTTGGTCAAGTGTTGAGAATGCGTCATCTGCTTTTCCATCAACAACCTGAATATAATCTTGAATGTGTTTGTCATTGAGGTTGATGGATTCATCTCCAACAGCACGTTCTTGCCAGCGTGATTCCATCGCTATAAAGTGGGAATCAACCGCATCTTCAGTAATATCAATTGAGATGCTTTGAACGATTTCAGAAGTGTCTTTTGATTTAATGTTTACGGTTGTTTTCCTTTTAAGGCCAAGGATAAGACCATTTTCTGATATCGATGCGATTGCGGCATCTGTAGTTTCAAATTGATAATGGCTATTTGGATCACTGAGAAGTGGCGTGACAAATTTACGATGTCCTTTTTGAATTGTAAGAGCCATTTCTTTTGAGTTTACCGGTTTACTTTCGGTATTAAAAAAAAAGTGGTTGTTTCTCGATTAAAGATGTGGGTTCGTCTGCATGGATCAACAATGCATTGGAACTCATTACGAGCGCGAGCCCGGTACATAATAATGTTTTGGTGTGTTTCATGGTATCCTCCTTTTGAATGCGCTTACAGATGAATTCTACATTTTACGGTGATGTTGGTCAATCGCTCCATTGAATTCTATAAGTGTTTGGTTGAAAAGTGAAAATGGGTTTTTAACGGTTTTTTTTTTAATTAAATCAAGGAATGTCTAAAGCTAAAGTTTAGTTAGAAGTGGATATGGATGAAAGAAAATGAGATAATTAAAGTCAAGAGTGAGGCAAGGAGATTGTGTATGATTAAATGGATTCAAAAACATAAATATGGGGTGATGGGCGCAGCGCTTGTGGTTACTGTTTTGGGTTTAGCAGTAATGGCATACATGATGTCTGGTGCTGCGATTCGCATCGTTGATGGCAATGAATTCGTGGTTGAAGCAGATAGTGATGTAGCTTTATCGGTTGTCCACGATAAGATTATCGTGGATCCGAAGACATCTGAGTATGAAATGGTTGTGGTTTCGGATAAAGGGGAATTATCCATTCAAGACCATAATGATGCGATAATTCAAAGGCGAAAGCTTGAATTACAGCCCAAAGGTATTTTAGTAGAAGAAAATCTAAAATTGCGTGTCTATTTAAAAGAAAATCCGAAACGTGACGTCCTTTTGAAGATTAAAACTGAAGATACGAAAGCTCCCGAAATTATTATTACACATGATGGAACTACTATTAAGGGGAACGAACAATCAATTTCGATAGGAGCATCAAAGATTACTGCAGTCGCAAAGGATTATGCTTTTGGATCGTTAAGCGAATCTTTAAAGGTAAATGTGAAAGGCTCGATTGATTATGATGAACCCGGAACCTATGACATGATCTATAGTGTCGATGATAAGACAAACCAAGTTGAACGTAAATTGACCGTTCATGTGTTGAAAGAGCATGCTAATGATGTGGAGGAAGGGAAACCACATGATGTTGAAAATCCTACGGATTATGATAGTGGAACATCTGCAGTGGTGGATTCTCATTCAGAACTTGTTTTGGTAAATAAGCATCGATCATTATCACGAGATTTTTATCCAAACCTCAGTTATATTCCTGCGGATTATGCTGTCAGCGAGGGTTATGAGGCAACCCCTAATACGGGTTCATCATTTGTTAAGATGGTAGATGCTCTTTATGATGAAACGGGTTTGTGGTTGCTTGCTACTTCATCCTACCGAGGTTATGACTTCCAAGAAGAACTGTATACCAATTACGTTGCATCTCACGGCCAAGTTCAAGCGGATTTAATGTCGGCAAGACCGGGACATTCGGAACATCAAACGGGGCTCGTTATTGATGTGGTGACACCAGGTGGGAATATGTTTGCTTTTTCTGAGACCGAACAATCCACATGGGTGAATCGCAATGCTCATCGCTTTGGTTTTATTGTTCGTTATCAAGCGGGCAAAGAACATATAACAGGATATCAACCCGAAGCATGGCATTTGCGCTATGTTGGTAGCAATGCTGCGACTGAAATCTATAACAGTGGTTTAACGCTTGATGAATATTTAAATCAATAAAAAAAGGAACTGACCTAGTTCCGTGGGACTAAAGAGAAAAACCTCTTGTATGAGAATTATTGTAAAATAGTTCAATATAGGAGGTTTTTATATGGGAACACGAACTATGCATAGCTATGAGACAAAGATGAAAGTTATAGAAATGAAATTGGCAGGCTACTCAAGCAGGTTTATTCAGACTGAACTTGGAATAAAAAATGTAACACAAGTCAAAACATGGTGGAGATGGTATCGAAATGGTGAACACTATCGATTTTCTCAACCTGTAGGCAAGCAATATACTTTTGGAAAGGGCCTGAAGGAGACACGGTCGAAGAAACACAAAGACTTAGAATTAAATCTTTGGAGCAACAAATTGAACTATTAAAAAGTATTTGAAAGAGAAGGATGTGGTTCCTGAAATAATCATCAAGCTCGTTGAAGAGTATCGCAACACTGTATCTCTTAAAGATATCTTGAATCTTTTTGGGGTACCTAAGTCAACGTATTACCGTTGGACTAAAAGAGCAACTAGAGTCTAATAATTATTCTGTCAATGAAGCATTAGTAATTGAACTTTGTAAAGAAAATAAATTTCGTTATGGATATCGAAAATAACTGCATTAATTCGAAAGAAAGAATTATCAATAAGAACACTGTTCAAAAGATAATGCAGAAACACCAATGTCAATGCCGTGTTAAGGTCAAACGGTATCGAAAACAAAATCCGAAGATCATTATGCCCAATATCATTAATCGCGACTTTAAATCACTACGTCCTCTAGAGAAATGGTGACAGATATCACTTACATCCCTTATGGCCATAAGATGCTCTATTTATCTACGATCATGGATTTATATAATGGTGAGATTATTGCGTCTACATTGAGTGACAGACAAAACCTAGAATGTGTGGTTGATACATTAAATCAACTTCCGGATATCGTTCAGCCATGTATTCTTCATTCTGATCAAGGAGTGTCTATACATCAAAAGAGTATCAACTCAAAGTAAAATAAAAGCATTACCATGAGTATGTCCCGTAAGGGTACTCCGCTGATAATGCTCTATCGAATCGTTTCATGCCTCGCTAAAGTGTGAAACATTCGAATTAAACCCAGAACTAAAGGGTTCTACTGAAATTGTATCACAAACTGTGATAAACTATTTAAAATATTACAATGAAAATCGAATACAAGAAAAGCTAGGATATCAATCTCCCGTAAATTATCGGTTAACTTCATCCTAACTTGGTTTTTTCTTTAGTCCCAAGGAACTAGGTCAGTTCCGTTTTTTTATGGGATGGACTGAGGGTTTTAATCTAAATTTCACGATGGTCATGTAAGATTAAGTTAAGAAGGAGGGGTAGAATGAATATTGAAAAGAAATGGTTTCATGATTTAACGAAAGAAGAATTGTTTGAGATGTATCGCTTGCGTATTGATATTTTTGTGGTTGAACAGGAATGTGCGTATCAGGAAATTGATGATTTTGATTTAACGGCACTTCATGTGTTTGTACGGGATGATGAAGGCGTTTTAGTCGGTTATGGTCGTGTTTATGACGCCGGTGACTCCAATACCTTTGGCCGTGTTTTAATCTTGCCAGCCCTTCGTAATCAAGCTCTGGGGTCGCTTTTAGTTCAAACTTTAATCGACACAATTAAGACAACGTTAAAAGATAAACCAATACACATTCATGCGATTGCATCGCTTCAAAATTTTTATGAAAAACGTGGATTCAAACCAATGGGGCCTGTTGTCGTTGAAGACGGTATCGAACACATTGATATGGAATATATTGGATCGGTAGAGCCAAAGGATCAATAGCACTTTCTTGCTATTTGACCCATGAAAATCACGATATTTGCATACTGATAATTTGTATATTTGCTAATTTGGGATTTTTTATATTTGAGCATTGCATATCCCCAGAAGCTAGCGTATAATAGGAAACATCAACAGGGATTATGTTGAAAAGATGATGCGCCCGTAGCTCAACTGGATAGAGCACTTGATTACGGCTCAAGAGGTTATGGATTCGACTTCTGTCGGGCGCGCCAAATATTAAATAAAACACCTACATTGTAGGTGTTCTTTTTTTGTTATGTTTGGTTGCGAAAGAGGCGTCGATAAATATAGCATATAAACCGATCATAGGCAGAAACCATTGGTTTACTTGAAAGCATGTAAACAATAACACCACACCAACTTAATACTAACATCAGCCTTATGGCTCGATTCTCAAGGTTAAAGGTTATTGGAGCCATCAAAATCAAGAGATAGGTATGAAACATGTAGATGTTTAACGAATTTTTTCCGAATCGATTCAATCGTGTTTGATGGTCTGGAACGCGATTTAATAAAACATAAATCCCCATAAACCCAAGACCGTAACGGATGATTGCTAAGAGAATGGGGTAACCCATTGTAGTAAAGAGTTCATGATATGATCGATCACCCCATAGAAATTCGGACGGTAAGTTAAGAACAAATGTATAGAGGTATGCCGCAAGGATAACTATTGCAAAGATAAGAACTGGATAGTGTTTGGTTTGCGATTGGATATCCGCAATGGTTTGATGTGTTGTGAAATATCCGGCAAGAAAATAGGGCAAGAAGACGAGAATACGAGATAACGTGAGGTAGTCACCAAATTCAGTGAAAAGCCCTCCTAAAACGCCAATAAACAAACTAAGCGCAAATATATCTTTAATATGAAGCAATGAGGGTAGGAGCAATTTCCAGATAAACATTGCCAGCAAAAACCACATTGCCCACCCGGGTGTTAAAAAACTAAAAATTGGAATCCCATCCGTGGTTTGAATGCCAAGCGGGAGCAATTTTAATATAGCCCAAAGGGTATTGAAAATAAAAAAGGGGATAAAAAAAGTCCGAAAAGCATCATTTCGGCCTTTCTCAATATTCTTCGACAAATACCCTGAAATAAATACAAAAGCAGGCATATGAACCATGTAAATAAGGTTGTAGATGAATTGAAGACTTTAAGATCATGACGTAAAAATTCAAGCCCATGACCAAAAACGACCATTAGAATAAGTATTCCTTTGAAATGATCGATCCAAAGGTATCGTTGTTTTAGTGTAGTCATAAAGCCTCCAATTTTCTCTATAATAAAAAGATTCATCGTGCAAGTCTATGAAAGCGAAAAACTGCCGAAGCAGTTAAATTCGAACTTTATAGACAATTTTAGAGATGGGGTTGTTCCCAGTAAGATCATAGCCCACTTTATGTGCTTCATGTTCAAAGAAAATCACAAACGTATTGGGTTTTAAGATACCTTCCCCTTGATGCGGTTCACAATCTCCAAATAAGATATCATGCGCTTCATCATAGTTTGTTTGATGGACAAGATTGTCTTTATGCGTCATTTTAAAAAACTCATTTCCCTCTAACACAACATGCACATCATAATAAATGCGATGCAATTCATATGATTTTTCTGCTTCAATTCCTGTTTCAAAATGAATGAAGTTTTTAATGAGTGTTGTAGAGGGGTCTAAAAGCCAAGTCTGGATATCCATCAAGATTGCATCCAGGTTTTCATTAATTCCTAAGTATAAATGGGCATTGCTAATATGGTCGTAGATCATATTCAATCCTCCTTGACACCATCATACACAAGATTTCATTCTTATGATTTATTTTTGTGCATTAGTACCATAAACTATGTATTTCATGACATATTGCGACTTTAAGAGGGGTGATTGCGTAAACTAGGGGTAGGGAAGGACGTTTAATTAATTATAATAGATTAAAACACCTTCTCAAATAATAATAATGAGCATAAAACGTTACCATCAAACACATCCCCTTGCACATAAATCGGCGGTTGATTTATGTCGTGTATTGATGCTCTTTATGTTCAACCTTTATTCAATCATTCCCAATGCAGAGTTTATCCATTATTTGCAATTGATTGAATCATCCTAAAACACTGTGTCGGACAACGCAGTGTTTTTTTTTCGCACTTTTTGAATAAATCAGCCTGTGTTTTTGTCGAATAATTCGTTTTACATTGACAAGTCGGATAACTGTTTGTACTATAAACAAAAAAGGAGATGATGATATGAAACGGATTGATTGTTTAGGCGAAATTTGTCCTTATCCCATGCTATTACTTCAAAAAGAATATGATGCCTTATGTTCTGGAGAGTCTGTTTTATTGGTTACAGATCATCATTGTACTTTATCTGCCGTTGGTGTTTATTGTGATGCGCAAGGGTTTCGTTACAGCCCTGATGAGGTAATACCTGGTGTTTGGGAAATTACGATTACCGCAAAACAATAATCATCCGCCATCAAAATCTTGAGGGGTTCTATGAAAGATTTAGAGAAGAAACAGCGTTATGTTTATCTCGCAGCATTCATGATGCTGCTTTTTATTGTATTTGTTAGAGGTGGAGCACGTATTAAAATGAGTCACGATACGTTGCGAAAGCCAGCGACGTCTGAATCGGATGTGATTGTGTTTCTGGTTACAGCTGATGATACCTTGGATACCATTGCTGAGCGTCTTGAAGGACAAGGGATTGTACGATCAAAAAAATTCTTCAAAAAAACGATGCAACGATCCACAACGCAAACCATTAAACCAGGAAATTATTTTTTAGATCGTTCATCAACCTATGAGGAACTTGCAAATCAATTAACCAATCCGGAAAATAAAGTTGGACGGGAAGTTGATATCACATTTCTTCCCAATGATTGGGCTAAAGATTTTGCGTTTAAAATTGGGAGCATTCCCAACCTTAAAGCAGATGATATTTTAGCGTCGTGGAGTGATCCAGTGTACTTAAAATCCCTAAGTAAGGACTATCCGTTTTTAACTGAAGCTGTATTTAACCCATCGTTAAATGTTGGTTTGGAAGGGTATTTTACCCCTGAAACATATCGTTTCTTTACGCAAACAACCGTCGATGCGGTTACGCGAAGACTTTTAGACCAAACCCTTGCGTTTTACCAAGAACATAAAGCTTTGTTTGAATCTCAAAAACTCAGCATCCATGAAATCTATACATTGGCTTCAATTATTAATTTTGAAACCGAAAATTTTGATGATATGAAACGGGTCTCCGGTGTATTTTATAATCGACTCCAATCGGAAATGCCCTTGCAATCCAGTGTTAGCGTCTGTTATGCATTGTATGAATATGAAACTTGGCAACAATGTGAATCCAATACAGATATTGATTCTAAATTTAATACATATCAACATTTAGGACTTCCTATTGGTCCGGTTATGAATCCATCTCAAAATGCCCTCTTAGCTGCAATGGAACCGGAAAGACACCAGTATTATTATTTTGTTGGTGATATGAAGCATCATGATGTTTATTTTGCGGAAACGTTACCAGAACATGAGTATAATGTGGAAACATATGTTGATCCTTATCGATAACCTTAAATACAAAAAAAGCAGAATGAATCTGCTTTTTTTCTAACATTTCGTCGCATCAACTTGATCTTCAATATAACGCATAATTTCTAAGTGTTCTTCCATTGAGTCATCCGTAATGTTTTTTCGGATAAGATGATATTCTGACATAAACTCAAACCCTTCGAGTTTGATTATTTTGAGTTGTTTGTTATAGACTTCTTTTTTGATGGACATATAAGGTAAGAATGCAAGGCCAAATCCACGTACCGTGGAGGTCTTAATGGATTCAGTAGTATCCAATTCATAAGGGATGCGTAATCTTGATTCATCAACATGACATTTCTCAAGTTGTTGGCTGAGTAATTGGCGGCATTTCTGGGACTTCTTCAACATCAAGACTTGATATTGGTAAAGCGCTTCAACGGTCAAAGCGTCAGGGACATCCAATTCGGTACTGGCAACAAGATAGTACGGGTCTTTAATTAAAGGCCGACAATAAAGCGATTCATCAAGGGGCGTTCCAATAATAAATCCGATATCTGCTTTCCCCTCTACAATTTGATTTTCAATTTCAATACTGGATGCGGCTTTCATTTCTAAATCATAGGATTCAAAATTTTCTTTAATACTGTGGATGGTGCAAGGAAGGGCATAAGCATATACAATTGGTGTCGCCATGATATTAATGCGATGATTTTTATCATGTTTTAGATTCTCAACTTCTTTAATCATTTTATCGTGACAGGAAATGAGTCGTGTTGCATATTTTAAAATGACTTCGCCCTCTTCGGTTAGAACCACCCCTTTGTGGGTCCGTTCAAACAAGGTACAGTCAAGATGGGTTTCCATTGCTTTGATTTGTTGACTTAATGCGGGTTGAGAGATATTCGCAAGTTCAGCGGCGCGTGTGATACTTTTATATTTTGCGACATCCACAAATGCACGAAAAAAACTAATATTCATGAGGATTCTCCTTGTGTAATTTAGATAATTATATCACAAGGGTCTTTATTTGGGTTATCAACCAATAAGTAATTGTTATGACAGAAACAATTTTTTCGTTCTTTTTTCTTAAAAGATATAAACCTTGTGAAAACTGTTGTTTTCTAACAAATATTCCCGATTTGAATATCAAATTAACACACTTTTGAGGCAACTTCGGTATAATAAAAGAAAAAGGAGTCTTTATGGAAAAACAACGCTGCGAGTGGGCGAATCGTAATCCCTTGGAAATGATGTATCACGATACAGAATGGGGTCGTAAGTCTGAAGATGATCGCTATTTATTTGAAATGTTGATTTTAGAAGGTATGCAAAGTGGTTTAAGTTGGACGACGATTATTGCGAAACGTGAGGGGATGCGCGAAGCTTTTGCGAATTTCGAACCAGCACGACTGATCCGTTTTACCGAAGAGGATGTAGAGCGTCTTGTTTTAAATCCGAATATTATCCGTCACCGTCTTAAAATTCAGGCAGTCATATCCAATGCACACGCGTATTATAAACTCACAGAGGAACATGATAGTTTGGCAAAGTTTTTATGGCGTTATGTTGATTACAAACCAATCATCAATCATTACCAAGATATGTCCGAAGTTCCTGCATCCACACCCCTTTCCGTTCAAATGAGTAAAGATTTGAAGAAACTGGGATTTAAGTTTGTCGGTCCAACGACAATTTATGCTCTCATGCAAGCTGTAGGCATGGTAGATGATCATTTAGAAGATTGTTTTCTTAAAACACATGAATAATCAAAAAAAGATCCACGTAATCGTGGAGTAGTAAACTAAAAGTAGACAAGTAAAAAAGACTTGTCTACTTTTTTGTGTAATAATAAAATCAGAGATAAAACGGAGGTATTAATGATGGGAAGACCCAAAGGTGGATTAAATAATAAATGGACTTATGAGGATCGTATTAAAGTCGTTACACGTCATATTGATGAACATATAAGTGCTGCGAAACTATCACAAGTCCTAAAGGAACGATTAATGGTTGGATTGATCGATTCATGCGCGATGGTAAAGAGGGTTTAAAACAAGAAAAGACAGGAAATCATTTTCTGCGCTTCATACGAGTAAATCATTAACTGAGCTCGAACGACTTCAACTCGAAATTCTAAAACGAGATATTGAGATTGCACGATTAAAAAGGGTACCAGGTGAAAGGTTGGTGTAAACAAGGAGTTCGTTACTTTAAAGACAAGAATTCCAAATAGCACATGACTTATCTTTTAAACATCCGATTACGTTCATTTTAGATTTATGAATTTGAACCGATCTGGTTATTACAAGTGGTTAAAGCATAAGAATGATCTCAATATTTATGAACAAAAGAGCGATTCTTAGCTTTGTGATTAAAGACTGGCATCGCCGTTTTCAAGTTATGGTTATCATGATATCGCTGCAGTCATGAAAGCAAAGTGATTTAGGGATTGAATTTTCCGATAATTTAATCCACAAGTGTTGCAAGTTTTAAATATTAAATCAAAAGTTAAACACTATTCCTATAAAACCTGGAACACAAAGTCGAATTTATCCTAATATTATAAAGAATCAATGGAGGCAGCAAACCTTTAGAAATTATTGTTTCAGATATGACACATATTCGAAACAAAGGGATTAATATGAATGGACTTTAATGGTTGATACCTTTAACAATGAAATTATCAGTTCTGCATTATCGCGTACAACTGGTGATCCTAAGCCTTACTACAAGTGTCTCGAGGATCTCCTTGCGCTACTTAAGGATAATAAAAACAGCTCCACGATTCTTCACACAGATCAAGGAGCTGTCTACCACTCTAAAGCTTTCGCTAAAGCGCATGAAAATTATAACATAATTAGATCTATGTCGCGAGCTGGAACACCTACAGATAATCAATTATCGAATCATTAAATGGATGGATTAAAGCAGAAATGGCGTGTGATTATCAATACTGGTCCGTAGATAACTTTGAAAATTTTATCGAAGAATATGTACATTATTTCAATTTTGAAAGACCTGCTTACTGTTTAAATTACAAAACCCTATCAATATAAAATGGATAAGGGTTTCTAGTCTTTTATTAATGTCTACTTTTGTTTGACAACTCCACGTAATCGTGGGTCTTTTTAGGCACCAAAAAAGAAAATTAAGGAACCAATCATTAAGGCAATTAGAATCCAGTAGATAAGCATCGCTACCACTTGCTTTTTTGTATCGCTCCATTCTTTCGCATCGACGTAGAAAATCGCAATACATCCGATAACAACTTCAAATAATACTTCTAACATCGTTCCCCTCCCATAATAGATATATTATAAAGCATAGGTTTATGAAATAGTTATCCACTCGATCATTTTTTAGTAAATTTAAGATATGCGTCCAAGGCATTCACGGTCGTTACGGTTAGATTCTGTGGTAATTCATCAAGGGGAAACCAACCCATACCACCCAATGCGTCGGGTTCCATTAGACATGGATTACCGTCGGTAATGTGCGCAAGATATGTTGGGGCAACATAATGCACGCCTTCTTCAATCAAAATATGATTGGTCGCACACAAAAGTTGATCCAATTGGATCTCTAGATTTAGTTCTTCTTTGATTTCGCGTTTTACCGCATCTTCCAAGGTTTGATAGAGTTCAACTTTTCCACCAGGTAAGCTCCAGTGATCTTTTTCTGGACTTTTTTTTCGTAAAACAAGTAGAACTTCACCTTCTTGCAGAATCATGGCACCTACGCCAACACGGGGTTCATTTTTTATCATGAGTATCTCCTTATTATTACATCAAGTATACCGCATCTCATATTGTTTGTGAGTGAGTATCACGAGTTCGGTCAAGGGTAAACAGGAGAAGGGGTACTTTATCCATGCACTCTTTGGTATAATAATAAGAGAACGTTTCAAGGTTGCTTGAAATGAATGAGGAGGATCTATGGACTTAAATACAAAAGTAGAATCAGTTTTTGAAGATTATAAACGTGATTTGGAACGCCTTGTATCGATTGCAAGTGTTCTTGACGAAGAAGGTCAAAAACCATTTGGCCAAGAAATCCAAAAAGCACTTGAAGAAGTGTTAGCGATTGCGAAGGAAATGGGCTTTAATACATTTATCGACCCAGAAGGCTACTACGGTTATGCGGAAATTGGTGAAGGCGAGGAAATGTTTGGTGTGTTGGGACATATGGACGTTGTTCCTGCTGGAAATCTTGCATCATGGAATACCAATCCTTTTGAATTGGTTGAAAAAGATGGCATGTTGTTTGGACGTGGAACTTCCGATGACAAGGGACCAACGTTAGCCGCTATGTATGCATTGAAAATGTTGTTGGATGAAGGGAAATCTTTAAACCAACGTGTTCGCTTTATTTTCGGTACGGATGAGGAATCCTTATGGCGTTGTATGAATGCTTATGTTGCGAAGGAAGAACTTCCAACTCAAGGATTTACACCGGATTCATCTTTCCCATTGATTTATGCGGAAAAAGGGTTGATTGAGTTTACACTCACAACACATCAAATTACCGACATTAAATTTAATGGTGGTGGTGCCTTGAATGCAGTACCGGCTGAAGCATCAACGACATTTGATCCTGAAGTGGTGAAAGCCTTGGATGAATTGGGTTATCCTTATGAAATTAAGGATGATGTGATTACCGTTACGGGTAAAGCCATGCATGCCCAAGTTGCCGATCAAGGTGAAAATGCAATTACGCATTTAGCTCATGCATTGTATACAGCGGGAAAACGAAGTGAAATGATCGATTTTATTGTGGAAAATGCTTAGATCAAACGGTAAACTCATCTTTGGTGATGTTTATGATGATGTATCCGAAAATTAATGCTTAATGTTGGGAAAGTAAGTTTTAAAGAAAACATCCAAGAAATTGGAATTGATATCCGTTTCCCTGTTACTTATCCAAAAGAAGAAGTAGAAACAAATCTTAAAAAAGCAGCCCATGAACATTCGGTTGTTGTAGAATTGTTTGATTATTTAAAATCCATTTATGTGGAAAAAGATTCTGAGTTTATTCAAAGTCTTATGGGTGCATACCAAAGCATTACCGGCGATATGGAATCCGAGCCAAAGACAAGTGGTGGTGCAACGTATGCACGTGCCATGGATAATGTCGTAGCATTTGGTGCCATTTTACCAGGCGGGGTGAAGACAGAACATCAACCAAACGAATGCATCAGTATTAAAGATATGAAAATTGCGATGGCAGTTTATGCGCAAGCATTCTTAAA is part of the Erysipelothrix piscisicarius genome and harbors:
- a CDS encoding M20/M25/M40 family metallo-hydrolase — its product is MLNVGKVSFKENIQEIGIDIRFPVTYPKEEVETNLKKAAHEHSVVVELFDYLKSIYVEKDSEFIQSLMGAYQSITGDMESEPKTSGGATYARAMDNVVAFGAILPGGVKTEHQPNECISIKDMKIAMAVYAQAFLNLVIQ